ACGATTTTGACCAAAATGCTGATGTGTAGAAAAAATGTTTGATTAATCACAAATGTCTCTGCAGAACATTGAACCGCCACTTTTGAAAACCCACATTCTAGATAGTGGGTTTTGTCCTTTTTCTAAGGTCAATTTTAGTTTAGATTATCATTTGTCATTTAGAAATCAAACAAATCCTCTAATAATCCTTTTTTCTTCTTGTATTGAAATTCCTTGTCTGTTGTATGTCGTTGCTTATCAGAGTAACTTTCGTGTTGAACATTTATGACTTTTTCCGAGGAACGTTCGATAATTTTATCTAGTTCGCCGCGGTCAAGCCAAACTCCACGACAATCTGGACAGTAGTCGATTTCAATACCGTTTCGGTCTGTCATTATGAGAATTACATTACAATTTGGACACTTCATATTATCAATCTTTAATTATTTAATAATTCTTTCGTAAAGTTTAATCTTCTCATTTGAAATAGAATCAAGTTTTGAAGAATTTTTATTTATTAATGAATCAAGTTTTTTAAATTTGTCACTTTCACTGTTAATTAAAGAGTCCAACGTTAGAACCTTATCAACTTCTTTATTTATTATAGAATCTAAAGATTCAGTTTTTCTTTTTAAATCATTAAGTTTGTTTTCAACTTCTTTGCTTAAATTACCACAAGAAGTCAAGGAAAACGTCGCTAAAATCGTTAAAATAAGTTTATTCAGAAAATACTTCATGGCTCTACTTTTTTAAAGAGGTTAAATTCATTTTGTCTGCAAGTTAAAATATTAATCATAAATTTTGCTTAAGATTTAATTTCGGTCATCAGGTATTACCATTTACTTAAATGATTTACAAATTTGCGATGTTCGGAATTTTCAGTAAAAGGTTGATGCAGAATACAAAGGTATCGGTCACTGCTAAACTATCAGCGGAGTAAATTACTCCGCCTATTGCAAATGTGCTGTTATACGCTTGTATTCTTTTCCGACAATGATTCAACCGTTTGCTTTACTGCAACGGCGTTTTTGATCGGGGTATAGTTGAACCGACTATTAAATTTTGAACTGTCGAAAAAATAATCCCTGTCATACTGGTAGTTCATCTCTGGTAATTCCTTCATGATTGGAATAAACAATCCTAAAACTTTTATGAGCCAGTTAGGCAATACCTGATATTTATTGCTGGTGTTCATTTCTTTTGCAAAAAGATTTATCCAGCCTTCACCGGTTATTTTTTCCGAGTCTGTCGGCAAGTTCCATACCTGATTATAGGCATCCGGGGTATTACCAAGTATGGCAGTTCCCATGGCAAGGTCTGGAGTATAACCCATGTTGTGCACTTTTTTTGCATCGCACAACCATTGGGCTTTTTTGCCTTTAATCAGATTATCATAAATCAAATTCATAGCCATGCTGGCAGCTTTCACTTCGCTGAAGAAATCGGGCGAACGGGCAATGATTGCATTCAGTTTCCGATTCTCGATAGCATCCAAAATGATTTTATCAACTTCGGCTCTTACTTCCCCCTTTTTACTACAAGGACTCATCGGAGATTCTTCAGTGATATGTTTTACATTATCTCCACCTATTGCATAGATATTGTCGAAGAACACCATTTTTGCATTGTGTTGCATACATGCATCGATAACATTCTTGATAAATGGTGGCCACAACTTTTGCCATATCTTAATATTGTAAGCAAAACCCACAGTGACATAAATTATTTCGCTGCCTTCTACAGCCTTAAAAACATCTTCTCGATTGTTGAGGTCTGCCGGGAAAAGTTCATCGTTAAGATTTACTTTCTTCGGATTTCGGCTTACCAACCTTATGTCGGTGGTATACGTTGCCAATGCTTTCGCCAGTTCAATTCCAATTGCTCCACCAGCTCCCAATATTGTCTGTTTCATTTTATTACTTTTACCTTTTTATTTTTAAAATTATGTCTTTTTTGGTCATGTCTATGCTTGCGTATAACGTTTAGGCCCTTGGCGAAGAATCGGATTTTGAAGCACGAAACTGTCTGCAACCACAAATGTTGATGCGAAATACAAAGATACATATAACCACTGAACCGTCAATTTCTTGAAGGTGCTATTACTTGCTACCATTTCTTTATTGTCGTGCGAAAATATTGTCTGTGTTTGCATAGATAATTTTAACTTTTCTCTCCGTTTCAAGTTTACTGTTGTCTTGAACAAAACGAATTAATCTCTTACTATGTCTTCCCATAAATCTATTCCAATAAACAATCACAATGTAATCATAATTGTCATTAATATGTTTTGAAGTCTGAGAAAGTGGTTTTAAATATTTCATTTGCGTTTCAAGGGAAACTATACTG
This region of Candidatus Vicinibacter affinis genomic DNA includes:
- a CDS encoding NAD(P)H-binding protein, which gives rise to MKQTILGAGGAIGIELAKALATYTTDIRLVSRNPKKVNLNDELFPADLNNREDVFKAVEGSEIIYVTVGFAYNIKIWQKLWPPFIKNVIDACMQHNAKMVFFDNIYAIGGDNVKHITEESPMSPCSKKGEVRAEVDKIILDAIENRKLNAIIARSPDFFSEVKAASMAMNLIYDNLIKGKKAQWLCDAKKVHNMGYTPDLAMGTAILGNTPDAYNQVWNLPTDSEKITGEGWINLFAKEMNTSNKYQVLPNWLIKVLGLFIPIMKELPEMNYQYDRDYFFDSSKFNSRFNYTPIKNAVAVKQTVESLSEKNTSV
- a CDS encoding zf-TFIIB domain-containing protein; translation: MKCPNCNVILIMTDRNGIEIDYCPDCRGVWLDRGELDKIIERSSEKVINVQHESYSDKQRHTTDKEFQYKKKKGLLEDLFDF